DNA from Salinispora arenicola:
TTGCCGGGAAACTCACTGGACGCGACAGACGACACCCCCGGCGGAGACGTATCGACCGACAGCGTCTGCCACGGCGACCACCCACTCCACATGTACACCTCGTCCCCGGTGCGGGCCCGCCAGTAGTACGTGCCGCTCGTGAGCTTGCCGGCCGGAACCTTCCACACCGCCGTGCCCGCCGGAGACGTCCCCGGCGACGTGACCGGTGGCGTGTACGTGTGCACCGGCGCCCAGGGCGAATAGTTCCACGCCGCCACCGTCGCCGAATCCGACGGCGCGGTCCGAACCTCGAAAATAGTCCGCAACTCGCCGCCAAATGGATCCTGCACCGACACCTTCAACGTCGGGGTCGTCGTACGCACCCACGCCGGCGACACGCACTGCTGGTAGCAGTCAGTAGTCGTGGAGAACGCCTGCGGCACAGGCTTGTAAGGTGCCAAGTCATAGGTGACGTTCAGGTAGATACCGGACGTGTAAAACTTCTTCCAATACCCGTACCACGTCTCGTACTCATTGTTTGTCGGGCTGCAGTTACACAAGCCGAGTGTGTAGATCGTAAAGCCGGAACTCGCGGCGTACTGAAGGTCATCCTTTAGGTACGCGTGGTCGAACACCGCGTTAGCGTCACCCTGATCGGGCTTCCCGCACCCGCCGCTCTCGTTGGCGCTACCCGCCCATGAACCCAGGTACGCCTGGGCCGACGACCCCAACGGCCGCGACTTCCACGGCATCCGACCACCACTGGCCACCGTGATGTTCCCACCCGGCCGGTACAGATAAACCGAAGTCGGATCGCAGGAGTACGAGTGATCCAGTGTCATCGTGACCTCAGCTGACACAATGTTCGTGCGCCGGATCGCTGACACATCGAACTCAAAGAACGACCGATACATCTCCCCGCTGCCATCCGACGGCGGCTGCCGACCCACACGCATCGCCGAGGCGTCGTTGTTCTCACCGTTACTGGTCTCGTACGCCCACTTCGACCGCTGCTTGCTCAACGCCGGATCGATGAAAATCGGATACGTCACGGATGGATCGGTCAACAGCTGCACGTCAGGCACGACGCTCAACTCGTCCTCCACCACGGCCAACTCCACCGGCGCGGTCTTCGCCGCCTCACCCGGAGCCGCCACACTCGACGCCTGCCCCGCGCCCGCGCCGTCGACCCCGCCGTCGACCGAACTCGTCCGCGCCAGCGATCGGGCCCCCACCGGGGGTGGCATCCGCGTCGAATCCCACATCACCGCCGCCGGTGAGGCCGCGAACAACCCACCGGTCGCGTCCACGACCCGCAGACCACCCTCCGGGGTCGACTCCACCCGCACGTCCCCACCAATGCCATACCGCAAGTCCCGCAACACCGGGTTCGCCGCAGCCGAGGCTGTCTTCACCTCCAACACCCACTGGAACCCGTCCGCGGTCGACGTCACATGAAGGTCCACGTCGGGCAACACCGACGGATAGACGGCGGTGTCCCCCTCCACCCGCGGCTGCGGAAGCGGCCCAGCCGGCCACGACAACGTGAACGTCGACGCGCCTTCCAGCCACGTCACCATCGGTTCCGAGCCCCCACCGGAGAACCGAACATCAGCCAACGTCGCCACCGGAACCACCGAGCCCTCCGGCCCACCAGCCCGCAACGACGTATCCACATCCCGCCACGATCCGTCGCCGCTCCGCACCCGCATCGGCTCCATCGCCCCGACGAACCGCGCCGTGCCGCCCGGCTCGACCGTCAACCGATTCTTCTCGGTCCGCTCACTCAGCGCCTCCACCGGCGACCCACAACGCTCCGCCATCTCCGCCGCCTGCGACACGTCCGCAGCCTCCGCCGCGCACGGCAACGGATCAGCCACAGCGGCCGCCGGCAGCGGCGGCGACAGCGCCACCACGCCAGCTACACCAAGAACCGCCACCACCGCCGCGGCCGCCAACCGCCGCCACCGCACGGCAGACGCAGCCGGCACCACGGCACCCACAGTCAACTGACTCCCAGTCACCACAACCCCCGTGAACGAATCCGAATCCGACCGTCCGCACGAAGCCGGCCAGCCGCCCGCGCGCACACCCCGCTGATCACCGAGACCCCACCCTCACACCGCAAGACGCACCGGGACAGCAGCCGTCACCCGACGCGCCACAAACTCTCCCACTCGATCATCAGCCAACGCGGGCAAGACTCTAGAAACACCCCGCCGACAAACACAAGAGCAACTACAAACCGTTGGAACAAATGCCATAAAAAAAACCTAAAGGACAGGAAAACTACTGTGCGTAAGACCTCCTAAAAGCTCTAATAACCGCCAACCGGCACAAATCCCAATACAGGAATGTGTCGATCCAGAGCCAATCGCTGTCATTCTTGGCGACAGGTGCAGCCACAGGTCGGTAGCATCCGACAGTCAGCCGCCTGAGACGCGGATCAGTCCGGCGCGCACCCGGCCGCTCGCCGCCGCAACGCGTCGAGGTCGAGCACCACGACCGAGAGGCGACTGGTGCGCACCCAGCCCGAGTCGCGTAACACACGCAGGGACTTGGTGACAGCCTCCCGTGACGCACCGATCCAGCCGGCCAGCTCGTCCTGGGACAGCCGGACGGCGACGTGGATGCCGTTGTCCACCGGGGTGCCGAACCGTTCGGCCAGTTCCACCAGGCGGGCCGCCACGCGGCCGGTACTGTCCTGGGCGCCGAACTCGATTCGTTTGCGGTCGGCGTCACGCAACCGTTCCGCGAGTAGCCGCATGAGCTGGAAGGCGACGCGTCCCTGTTGTTGCAGGTACTCCTGGAATCCGGCCGGTGGCATGACGAGTGCGGTGACGGGGTCCAGCGCCTGCACGGTTGCCGAGCGTGGCAGACGGTCTACTGCGGACAGTTCGCCGAGGAGTGCTCCGGGTCCGCGTACCGCGAGCAGGATCTCGGTGCCGGAGGCACTGTGGCAAGAGGCTTTGACCCGGCCGGCGACGAGGGCGGCGACCCATCCTGATTGGTCGGCTTCGCGGAAGAGGACGTCGCCGCGTTGCCAGTGGCGGGTGGTGGCGCGTTGGCGGAAGGCGTCGCGTTCGCTGTCGGTCAGGGTGCTCCAGAACTCGTTCACTGCTGCACCTGTACCGCGTAGGCTCGGACCAGACCGGTTCGCCCTTTGACGGTGAGGTCCCCGAGTGGCTCGACCGGGACCTGGGTGTGGGTGGATCGCCACGTGGATTCGCCGATGACGATCTGGCCGGGGTCGGCCATCGTTTGCAGTCGGGCGGCCACGTTGACCGCGTCGCCCATCGCGTTGAAGCCGCGTAGCTGGTCGCTGCCGATGTTCCCGACCAGCGCCGGGCCGGTGTTCACGCCGATACGGAACCGCGGCCAGTCGGGGTGGCCGGCGGCGATCTCGTCCACGGCGTGGCGCATCTGGGTGGCCGCACGTACCGCACGTAGCGCGTGGTCGGGCTGCCGGGCTGGGGCGTTGAACAGGGCCAGTAGGGCGTCACCGACGAACTGCACCACGGTGCCGCCGTTGTCGAGAATGCAGGGAACCGCTACCCCGTGGTAGCGGTTGAGCATGGCCACGATCTCCGCGGGTTCGGCCGCCTCAGAGAACGTGGTGAACCCGCGCAGGTCGGCGAACAGGGCCGTCACCTCGACAACCGAGCCACCCAACGCGGCCTGGTCCGGGTCGGCGATCAACGCGGCCGCGACATCCGGCGACAGGTAGTGCCGAAACAGGGTACCCAGCCGGCGGCTGACCTCCCGCTCCGCCGACAACGCCTGTGCGGCGCGTTCCAGCACCGCGGTCTGCCGCTCGGTCAGCCCGAACCGTTCCCCCAACCCGGCCGCGACCGGGCCGATGTCACCGGTACCGTCACGCTCCCGCTCCGCGAGCGCGGACACCAGTTCCTCCAACGCCGCACTGTACTCGGCCCGAACCGCCCTGATGGTCTGATCCAACGCCAACCCGTCGAACAACCCGGCAGACGAACCCTCACGACGGTACTGAACAAACGCGCTGTAGCCGACAAAACCGAACGCCAACGCCAGCAGCACATGCCACTGCCACCACGACAACGCCCACTTGTCGGCCAGCACCACCGTCACCATCGCCTCAGCCAGCAACACGAACGCCGTGATCACACTGATCAACATCGCCGACGGCTGACGCCGATACAGCAGGAAGTACCGCACCGCGGCGACCAACAGCAACGCCACCGACACCGGCGCCAACCAGACCAGCCACGCGTCCTCCACCGCGGGGTCCGGCTGATCCGACAACGGCGGCATATCCAGCAACGACACCACGCCCCACAGGGCGAGGATCACCGCCAGCTCACCCCAGAAGATATGCCGCGCGCGGAGGATCGCCGCACCCCGCCGGCCGTCCAACGGCAGCGACGAGGCCACCGCGAACACGGCGGCGAAAGCCAGCCCCACCGGCTGCGCCAACTCGAACCCGAGATTCGGATGCTCCACCAGCACCTGCGGCGTGGCCAACCCGTGCAACACGAAAAAACCGGCACTGGCCACAAACGCCAACGACACCAGGAACAGTCGCGCATCATGCCGCCGATGCGCCGCCGCACTGACCATGACGCCGATCACCAGGTTCACCAGCGCCACCGCAACGATCAAATAGAAATGACCCAACGGGTCATGCCAGTGCACATCGGCCTGCGGACGCGCCACCAGCAGCCACAACCCCAAAAGCGGCAGCGCCATGTGAAACACCCAGACCAGAGCCCGCACCGGCACCACAACCTGGCGGCCTCGACGACGAGCCGGCCGCGGACGACGCCGCCGCTGAGCCAACGAAACAGGAGACCCGTTCAGCTGTCGCCACACAGGCCTCACCATACGTGCCCACAACAGCCAGCCACCCGACGGCTATGGGTACTAGTACGCAGACTGCCGCGCCGAACGAGCGTTGACTACCCACCGTGAAATCCACTCCGCTGTTGACACTGCTCGGCGGCGTCACGCTCGGCGCGGTTGTGCTCGCGCTCAGCGTGCACGCCACCGGTGGGAACGACGAGCCACCAGTCCCGGCCGCCGCCCCCGCCGCCACCGCGGGAGCATCCGCCGCCCCATCGCCATCCCCCTCTCCGACCGAAGCGCCCGTCAACGCCACCTGGGCAGGACGACTGACCGCCGGCACACTCGCGATCTCGGTACAAAACGGCGTCGCTGTCGCCTACCTGTGCGACGGTGCCGCGATCGAGGCGTGGTTTCAGGGCACCGCCGCGGGCGGACGACTCGACCTGGCTGGCCGTGCCGGCGAGACGCTCAGCGGCACGTTCGGCGAGGGACAGGCCAGCGGCCAAATCAAGATCGACAACCAGGCCCTACCGTTCACCGTGACAACGGTCACGGCGCCGTCCGGGCTCTACCGGGCCACCGCGACGGTGCGCGGCGCGCAGGTCGACGGCGGGTGGATCGTGCTCGCTGACGGCACCCAGGTCGGCCTGGTCACTGTGGACGGTGTCGCCAGACCCGCGCCACCGCTGGACACCGCCACCGGCCGGGTCACCGTCGACGGCGATGTGCTCACCCCGACTCGCCCCAGGGAGTTGTCGTGACCATCCCCCACGAGACCAGAACGAACCACACCATCGACGAGGGCGCGGGGCGCGCTGTCGGCACCAGCCAGCTGACGCTGCTCGGTGTCCCGTTCCTGATCGGTGCCACGGTCGCGGTGACCCTCGGGGTCTACGGCAGTCTGCACGAGCCGACCGGTGTCGCGGTGAACGTGGGCGGATTCTCCAGCCCACAGACAGTCAAGGTGTGGCTCGCTACCGGCGTGGCCGTGCTCGCGGTGACTCAGCTGCTGTCCGCACTGTCGATGTGGGGCAAACTCGGCTCGTCGGCTCCCAGCTGGGCCGCACCCGTACATCGGTGGTCGGGGCGACTGGCGTTCCTGCTCGCTGTCCCCGTGGCGATCCACTGCCTGTACGCGCTCGGTTTCGCCACCTACGACCTGCGCGTCGTGACGCACGGGCTGCTCGGCTGCTTCTTCTTCGGCGCCTTCACCGTCAAGATGCTCGCCCTACCGAAGCCTGGCCTGCGCGGGTGGGTCCTGCCGGTGCTGGGCGGCACCGTGTTCACCGCCCTGATCGCGCTGTGGTTGACGTCGTCGTTCTGGTACTTCACCACGATCGGAGTCACGCTGTGAGCGCATCGAGGACGGCCGCCGGCAGGCCCGGTGGCGAACTGACCGGCGACGCCCGGCCGGCAACCGGGGTCGGCAGCGAGGCGCACGGCCCCGACGGCCTGGGCCCAGAAGTGACCACCTGCCCCGACCCACTCGACGGTCAGGTCCGCGGGCGACCAGGAGGATGCGCGTCGCGGCGGCGTCTGCTCGCCGGGGTGGGCGCGACCGGGGCGATCGTCCTGAGCGGTTGTGCCACCTACGACAGCTCCGCACCGGCCGCGGGTGGCGGAGGGAACACCGGTGGTGGTGACGGCACCGCAGCGGGCAGCGACGCCGCCAGCGGCGGGCAGGTGCTGGCACGGGCAGCCGACGTCCCGGTCGGCGGCGGCACGATCCTCGCCGACGCCGGGGTGGTCATCACCCAACCGCAGGAGGGCACGTTCAAGGGGTTCTCGGCGACCTGTACGCACCAGGGCTGCGCCGTGGCCGAGGTGTCCGACGGGACGATCAACTGTCCCTGCCACGGCAGCAAGTTCTCGGTAGCCGACGGCTCTGTGGTGGGCGGGCCAGCTCCGCGCAGCCTCGACCCACGTGACCTCGTCGTCGAGGGCAGCGACATTCGCCTGGCCTGATGAGCTGCGCACTGCGGGCCGTGCAGATCCCTGATCCGGACGGCCGCCACCCGGGTCGCCTGCCGAGTTGGCAGGCGCCTGGGGGCACGAGGGGAGCATGACGATGACGACATCGGAGACGGCAGCGACGGGCGTGCTCGAACGGACAGCACAGCTGGTGGACCACGCCCTGCGCGCCTGTGAGGCTTACCAACGCGCAGACCTCGCCGCCCGGCTACGACATGCCCGGCGCCGCCTGTACGCCACCGACGTGCACGTGGTGGTGGTCGGCGAGTTCAAGAAGGGGAAGAGCTCCCTGGTGAACGCGCTGGTCGGCACTGATCTGTGCCCGGTCAACGACGGTCCTGCCACCGCGGTTCCCACCCAGGTGCGCTATGGCGAGCAGGTGGCCGCGGTGTTGCTGCGCGAGGGTGAACCGCCGGCACGGGAACCGATCGCGCTGGAGGACATCCGCGGACACGTGGTGGAGACCGATGCCGGGTCTGGTTCCACGCCGCCACGCGCGATCGAGGTGAGCCTGCCCCGCAGGCTGCTCGCCGGTGGCCTGGTCCTGGTCGACACGCCCGGCGTGGGTGGCCTCAACTCCGCCCACGCGACGGCCAGCCTGGCGGCGACCTCGATGGCCGACGCGGTCGTCTTCGTCACCGACGCGTCGCAGGAGCTGACCCGCACCGAGGTCGACTTCCTGTACCAGGTGCGGGAGATGTGTCCCACCGTCATCTGCGTCATGACGAAGACCGACTTCTATCCGGCCTGGCGCAAGGTCCGCGACCTCAACCAGCGGCACGTCGGCACCGACTTCCCGATCATGGCGGTGTCCTCGACGCTGCGGTCCCGTGCGGTGGCTGCCGGGGACAAGGATCTCAACCGCGAGTCCGGCTTCGGGGACCTGGTCGCGTTCGTCGCCGACCGGGTTGGCGTGTCGGCGGCGAAGCGTCTGGCGACCGAGTGCGCCGCGGACGTCGCGAACGCGATGGATCAGATCAGTGCCCAGTTCCGGGCCGAACGGGCAACGTTGGCTGACCCGGATGCCGCCCAACGGATCGTCGACGACCTCGCCGCCACCCGAGCCCAGACCGAGGCCCTGCGAGGCGCCGCGGCCCGGTGGAGCCAGACGCTCAATGACGGAGTTCTCGACCTGACCGCGGACGTTGATCATGATTTGCGCAGCCGGATACGACAGGTGGTCGAGGACTCGGACGACATGATCGCCGATATCGACCCGGCCGACTCGTGGGACTCGGTGGAGACATGGCTACAGTCGCGAATCGCCGCCGAGGCCCTGGCGAACTACACCATGCTGCGCGACCGCGCTGAGGAACTCAGCTGGGAGGTTGCCGACCACTTCCGAAAGGCATCCGGAGCGGCGCTCGAACAGCTCGCCGTCCACGACCCGAGCCGGCTGGCGGCCCAGGCCGGCGAGCACAAGGATCTCGACCTGAGCAAGATGAAGGTCGGAAAGCAGGCCATGGTGGCGTTGAAGAACGCGTACACCGGCGGTCTGATGTTCACGATGCTCGGCAGCCTGCTGGGACTGGGGCTGGGACCGATCGGGCTCGGCATCGGGCTCATCATGGGTCACAAGGGCCTGCGCGACGAAAAGAAGCGCCAGCTGCAGAACCGGCGCAACCAGGCGAAGAACTCGGTGCGTCGCTACTGCGACGAGGTCAACTTCGTCGTCGGGAAGGACTCCCGGGACACGCTACGCCGGATCCAGCGGCAGCTACGCGACCACTATGCCGCCCTGGCCGAGGAACTCAACAAGTCCACCGCCGAGGCGCTGAAGGCCGCCACCGACGCGGCAAAGACCACCAAGACCAACCGGGCGGCTCGCCTGCGGGACCTCGATGCGGAACTGGCTCGACTGGCGAAGGTGCGGCAGCTGGCCGGCGCGATCGCGGAGGCTATGGCATGACCAGGCCGATCCCAGCGAACCTGCTGGACCGGACCCGCGCGGCGCTGAACCGCGCGATAGGCGTCTACCGTGGCACAGCGGACGAGCCGCAGCTGGTGGCGATCCGCGACCGCCTCGACGAGCCGCTGCGGGTGGCCATTGCCGGCCGGGCGAAGGCCGGCAAGTCGACGCTGCTCAACGCCCTGGTCGGAGAACGACTGGCGCCGACCGACACGGGTGAGTGCACCCGCGTCGTGACCTGGTACGCCGACGGCCACACCTACCGGGTCACCGCGCACGTCGCTGACCAACCTCCCGTTCAGCTGCGGTTCAGCCGTGACGACGGCGCGATCGAGATCGACCTCGCCGGCCGGGCACCGGAGGAGATCGACCACCTCACCGTGATCTGGCCCTCGCAGGCCCTGAGGACCACCACGTTGGTCGACACCCCCGGCATCGGATCCCTGACCGACCGGGTGTCGAGACGGTCCTGGGACCTGCTCGCCGCCGACGGCGCGGAGGAGGAAGCGATGCCCACCGACGCGGTGCTCTACCTCATGCGGCACGTGCACGCCTCCGATATGGAATTTCTCAAGGCTTTTCGGGACAGCGAGGTGTCTCGGCCCAATCCGATCAACGCTATCGGTGTCCTGTCCCGCGCCGATGAGATCGGTGTCGGTCGGATCGATTCGATGGCGTCGGCGCAACGCATCGCCTCGCACCTGACAATGGACCCGAGAATGCGGCGGATGGTGCAGACCGTCGTGCCCGTGGCTGGCCTGTTGGCGGAGACTGCGGCAACGCTCACCGAGGCCGAGATGGAGCGGCTGCGACGCATCGCGAAGCTGGCACCCCGCGATGTCGAGGCACTGCTGCTGTCCGCAGACCGGTTCCGAGAGTCGACGCCGGAACTGGGGCTGACCAGGATCGAGCGAGACGTACTGCTGGCGCGATTCGGCCTGTTCGGCCTGCGACTGGCGGCGGCGATAGTACGGCAGCGAGTGGTGCGGACCGCCGGCGAGCTGGCCCGCGAGTTGTCGGCGCGAAGCGGCCTGGTCGAGCTCAGGGCGGTGCTCGGCTCACTGTTCTTCGAACGGCGCGACGTGCTCAAGAGCCGATCGGCACTGCTGGCCATTGACGCCCTCACCCGCACCCGCCCCGCACCGGGTAGTGAGGCGACCGCAGCCGAGGTGGAGGAGATCTTGGCTGGTGCGCACCCCTTCAGCGAGCTACGGGTGCTGACCTCGGTGCGGGCTGGCTGGGTCACCGGCAAGCCCGCCGTCATTGACGACTTGGAGCGGCTCATCGGCGGTCAGGGCGTTGCGCCGCACGTCCGCGTGGGTCTGGAGCCGGACGCGTCGCCGCAGGAACTGACATCGGCGGTCCACGCCGCGCTCGAACGTTGGCAGATACGGTGCGAAAGCCCGATGACCAGCCGTGAGATGGCGATTGCGGGCCGGATCGCCGTCCGCTCCTGCGAGGGGATGCTTGCCTCACTGACCGGCGGCGGCCGGGGCGAATGAACTGGTCAGACGCTGTCGCCGTGGAAGTCGTCGCCCAGCCACGGCTCGTCTGGTTGCTGGACGCCGTCGACCCTGGCCAGATCGTGCACCGAGTGGCCGGTCCCACCGATGTCGGCGAGGGGTGCGGTAACGATCACCGCCACGCCCGCCGGGTCGGTGTCCAGGCCGTAGTCGTGTTCCTCCTCGGCATCCACCTGCGCGCCGAGACCAAACGCCAGGTCGAAAGAGGCATCCGGGTCACTGGCCGGCTCGGACCACGGCTCACCTCCGACAGCATCGTCCTTTCCGGAGTGCGCCGTGGTCGGATCGCTGGACTCGGCAGCGGGATCACCGTCCAGGTCCACCGTCGGATCGTCGGACTCGGCGGTGGGATCGCCGTCCAGGTCCACCATCGGATCACCGCCGTCGACAAGCGGTGCGGTAGCCAACAGGTCCAGACCAGTGGCCCCAGTCGTGTTCGTGTCGCCGAAGCCGCGGTGAGCCATAACTGTCGGGGCGATGTGTTCCGCGAGGGCCGGGTCCGCCACGTCGGCGTAGTGGGAAACCGCCTCGTTGACGAGGTCGGCGGGCAGCCCAGGGTGACCGTGGACACCGATGAAGGCGTCCGGGTCGGCGGCGTACTCCTGCCGGGCGTTCTCACTGCCGGCGAGGTCACCGAGCGCGTCGAGAAGTCGGCCCGAGTCCATGCCACCCACGGTAGGGATCGTGCCACCGATACCGCAGCGGGGAGATCCCCGACCGACCCCCTAATCGTCGCGGATGGCGGTGGTGACTGACCGCGACGCACGAGCCGTGAACAGCACCCCGCGCAGCGCCGACGGTGTCAGGCCGCGAAGCGCGAAGCGTGGGGTGGTGAACCTGCAGGGCGCACACGCTGGAGTAGAGATGTACGTGTTGGGAATTGATCTGGGAACCACCTACACCGCCGCGGCGACGTGGCGGGAGGGGCGCGCGGAGATCGCCCCGCTGGGTACCCGAGCCGCCGTGATCCCGTCGGTAGTGCTGCTGCGCGACGACGAGACCTTCCTGGTCGGGGAGACCGCCAGCAGGCGCGGGCTGACCGAGCCACGCCGAGTGGCGCGGGAGTTCAAACGCAGGTTCGGCGACACCACGCCGCTGCTGCTTGGCGGGGTACCGTACTCGCCAGAGGCGCTGATGGCCCGGCTGCTTCGGTCGGTTGTCGACGACGTGGTCCAGCGCGAGGGCGAGCCGCCGGCCAGGATATGCCTGTCGCATCCGGCGAACTGGGGACCTTACAAGACCGACATGCTACGCCAGGCGGTGCAGCTGGCCAGCATCGAGCAGCCGGTCGAGTACACCACCGAGCCGGTCGCCGCGGCTGTCTCGTACGCCCAGCAGGAACGAGTCGATCGGGGTGCCGCCCTGGCCGTGTACGACCTGGGCGGCGGCACGTTCGACGCGGCGGTGCTTCGGCACACCGGGGACGGGTTCGAGATCCTCGGCCAGCCCGAGGGAATCGAACGGCTCGGCGGTATCGACTTCGACGCGGCGGTGTTCGCTCACGTGGCGGCCGCGATCGGCGGGAAGCTCGCGGAACTGGACGACGACGACCCGACCGCGGTCGCGGCCGTGGCACGGTTGCGCGGCGAGTGCGTCGAGGCCAAGGAGGCGCTTTCTGCTGACACCGACGTGTCCATCCCGGTG
Protein-coding regions in this window:
- a CDS encoding dynamin family protein: MTRPIPANLLDRTRAALNRAIGVYRGTADEPQLVAIRDRLDEPLRVAIAGRAKAGKSTLLNALVGERLAPTDTGECTRVVTWYADGHTYRVTAHVADQPPVQLRFSRDDGAIEIDLAGRAPEEIDHLTVIWPSQALRTTTLVDTPGIGSLTDRVSRRSWDLLAADGAEEEAMPTDAVLYLMRHVHASDMEFLKAFRDSEVSRPNPINAIGVLSRADEIGVGRIDSMASAQRIASHLTMDPRMRRMVQTVVPVAGLLAETAATLTEAEMERLRRIAKLAPRDVEALLLSADRFRESTPELGLTRIERDVLLARFGLFGLRLAAAIVRQRVVRTAGELARELSARSGLVELRAVLGSLFFERRDVLKSRSALLAIDALTRTRPAPGSEATAAEVEEILAGAHPFSELRVLTSVRAGWVTGKPAVIDDLERLIGGQGVAPHVRVGLEPDASPQELTSAVHAALERWQIRCESPMTSREMAIAGRIAVRSCEGMLASLTGGGRGE
- a CDS encoding Crp/Fnr family transcriptional regulator — encoded protein: MNEFWSTLTDSERDAFRQRATTRHWQRGDVLFREADQSGWVAALVAGRVKASCHSASGTEILLAVRGPGALLGELSAVDRLPRSATVQALDPVTALVMPPAGFQEYLQQQGRVAFQLMRLLAERLRDADRKRIEFGAQDSTGRVAARLVELAERFGTPVDNGIHVAVRLSQDELAGWIGASREAVTKSLRVLRDSGWVRTSRLSVVVLDLDALRRRAAGCAPD
- a CDS encoding Rieske (2Fe-2S) protein, translated to MSASRTAAGRPGGELTGDARPATGVGSEAHGPDGLGPEVTTCPDPLDGQVRGRPGGCASRRRLLAGVGATGAIVLSGCATYDSSAPAAGGGGNTGGGDGTAAGSDAASGGQVLARAADVPVGGGTILADAGVVITQPQEGTFKGFSATCTHQGCAVAEVSDGTINCPCHGSKFSVADGSVVGGPAPRSLDPRDLVVEGSDIRLA
- a CDS encoding LamG-like jellyroll fold domain-containing protein, producing MGAVVPAASAVRWRRLAAAAVVAVLGVAGVVALSPPLPAAAVADPLPCAAEAADVSQAAEMAERCGSPVEALSERTEKNRLTVEPGGTARFVGAMEPMRVRSGDGSWRDVDTSLRAGGPEGSVVPVATLADVRFSGGGSEPMVTWLEGASTFTLSWPAGPLPQPRVEGDTAVYPSVLPDVDLHVTSTADGFQWVLEVKTASAAANPVLRDLRYGIGGDVRVESTPEGGLRVVDATGGLFAASPAAVMWDSTRMPPPVGARSLARTSSVDGGVDGAGAGQASSVAAPGEAAKTAPVELAVVEDELSVVPDVQLLTDPSVTYPIFIDPALSKQRSKWAYETSNGENNDASAMRVGRQPPSDGSGEMYRSFFEFDVSAIRRTNIVSAEVTMTLDHSYSCDPTSVYLYRPGGNITVASGGRMPWKSRPLGSSAQAYLGSWAGSANESGGCGKPDQGDANAVFDHAYLKDDLQYAASSGFTIYTLGLCNCSPTNNEYETWYGYWKKFYTSGIYLNVTYDLAPYKPVPQAFSTTTDCYQQCVSPAWVRTTTPTLKVSVQDPFGGELRTIFEVRTAPSDSATVAAWNYSPWAPVHTYTPPVTSPGTSPAGTAVWKVPAGKLTSGTYYWRARTGDEVYMWSGWSPWQTLSVDTSPPGVSSVASSEFPGKQWGAEVGTAGTFTLASVSDAAEFSWQVDAGPVTTVAATGGDPATATTGSYTPATDMVHTLYVRAKDVAGNVGPTVEHQFWVTPLANRCWNWRLDETSGATARDWGNQDSADWVCPPIGSSVTPMPGAVSSGVTWTADAERGQVASFDGTGGISTSSAVLDTTKALTVTAWVKFTDLASGSVQSVVSQAGDGTSDLSLEFRRDANGGAGGFCFTMAAGDGELTTACADPVSWPVSEDQWVHLAGVYDPTLDVVRVHVMGDPLFCAGDFGEAALTSARPASGPFLIGRGTQGAIDSPTYQFTGRLSDVYVFQRVLSNNEICQMSFS
- a CDS encoding dynamin family protein, producing MTMTTSETAATGVLERTAQLVDHALRACEAYQRADLAARLRHARRRLYATDVHVVVVGEFKKGKSSLVNALVGTDLCPVNDGPATAVPTQVRYGEQVAAVLLREGEPPAREPIALEDIRGHVVETDAGSGSTPPRAIEVSLPRRLLAGGLVLVDTPGVGGLNSAHATASLAATSMADAVVFVTDASQELTRTEVDFLYQVREMCPTVICVMTKTDFYPAWRKVRDLNQRHVGTDFPIMAVSSTLRSRAVAAGDKDLNRESGFGDLVAFVADRVGVSAAKRLATECAADVANAMDQISAQFRAERATLADPDAAQRIVDDLAATRAQTEALRGAAARWSQTLNDGVLDLTADVDHDLRSRIRQVVEDSDDMIADIDPADSWDSVETWLQSRIAAEALANYTMLRDRAEELSWEVADHFRKASGAALEQLAVHDPSRLAAQAGEHKDLDLSKMKVGKQAMVALKNAYTGGLMFTMLGSLLGLGLGPIGLGIGLIMGHKGLRDEKKRQLQNRRNQAKNSVRRYCDEVNFVVGKDSRDTLRRIQRQLRDHYAALAEELNKSTAEALKAATDAAKTTKTNRAARLRDLDAELARLAKVRQLAGAIAEAMA
- a CDS encoding adenylate/guanylate cyclase domain-containing protein produces the protein MVPVRALVWVFHMALPLLGLWLLVARPQADVHWHDPLGHFYLIVAVALVNLVIGVMVSAAAHRRHDARLFLVSLAFVASAGFFVLHGLATPQVLVEHPNLGFELAQPVGLAFAAVFAVASSLPLDGRRGAAILRARHIFWGELAVILALWGVVSLLDMPPLSDQPDPAVEDAWLVWLAPVSVALLLVAAVRYFLLYRRQPSAMLISVITAFVLLAEAMVTVVLADKWALSWWQWHVLLALAFGFVGYSAFVQYRREGSSAGLFDGLALDQTIRAVRAEYSAALEELVSALAERERDGTGDIGPVAAGLGERFGLTERQTAVLERAAQALSAEREVSRRLGTLFRHYLSPDVAAALIADPDQAALGGSVVEVTALFADLRGFTTFSEAAEPAEIVAMLNRYHGVAVPCILDNGGTVVQFVGDALLALFNAPARQPDHALRAVRAATQMRHAVDEIAAGHPDWPRFRIGVNTGPALVGNIGSDQLRGFNAMGDAVNVAARLQTMADPGQIVIGESTWRSTHTQVPVEPLGDLTVKGRTGLVRAYAVQVQQ
- a CDS encoding DUF6529 family protein; the protein is MTIPHETRTNHTIDEGAGRAVGTSQLTLLGVPFLIGATVAVTLGVYGSLHEPTGVAVNVGGFSSPQTVKVWLATGVAVLAVTQLLSALSMWGKLGSSAPSWAAPVHRWSGRLAFLLAVPVAIHCLYALGFATYDLRVVTHGLLGCFFFGAFTVKMLALPKPGLRGWVLPVLGGTVFTALIALWLTSSFWYFTTIGVTL